The Benincasa hispida cultivar B227 chromosome 9, ASM972705v1, whole genome shotgun sequence genome has a segment encoding these proteins:
- the LOC120086537 gene encoding ABSCISIC ACID-INSENSITIVE 5-like protein 2: MNLDELVLRNVMSVEEAELVHNPSSSSPAASTASLFLGKRNEDVEPRPDPMAEVSASAEGMDWMHYQRALLIDSKLPVSQAVYNHASVPDFGVYNMQAMSITTSASLNSDFQEGNCGRKRRQLDDIKEKTIERRQRRMIKNRESAARSRARKQAYTNQLEHEVLCLRKTNSWLRKQEEAERLFSSNPIPMPRYQLRRTSSAFF; encoded by the exons ATGAATTTAGATGAATTAGTTTTGAGGAATGTGATGTCTGTTGAAGAAGCAGAGCTGGTACATAACCCTTCCTCTTCATCTCCTGCAGCGTCCACGGCTTCATTGTTTCTTGGGAAAAGGAATGAAGATGTCGAGCCACGGCCTGATCCAATGGCCGAGGTTTCAGCCTCAGCAGAAGGGATGGATTGGATGCATTACCAACGAGCATTGCTGATTGATTCCAAGTTGCCAGTTTCTCAAGCTGTTTACAATCATGCAAGTGTACCAGATTTTGGTGTTTACAATATGCAGGCCATGTCGATTACAACGTCGGCCTCGTTGAACTCTGATTTCCAGGAAGGTAATTGTGGACGGAAACGAAGACAGTTGGATGATATAAAGGAGAAGACTATTGAAAGAAGGCAGAGGAGGATGATCAAGAACCGGGAGTCTGCTGCAAGGTCCAGAGCCAGGAAGCAg GCTTATACAAATCAGTTGGAGCATGAAGTGTTATGCTTGAGGAAAACAAATAGTTGGCTGAGAAAGCAAGAG gaAGCAGAAAGACTATTTTCTTCAAATCCAATTCCAATGCCGAGATACCAGCTGCGGCGCACGAGCTCGGCCTTCTTCTAG